A single window of Archangium gephyra DNA harbors:
- a CDS encoding J domain-containing protein — MPPSQVAETLYSAHKSRSTGRLTLHAGGREALLFLQGGDLVGTRLGFGFQTPVQALMQAGRIRAELLDALWARESAGTPDEDLLEELGLAPDAVAEQKVLAEVRRLSQLAERAAFEEGGVEAMFRPIPGTRVVRAALEPAGAEAPEPRMYRCADPGLCAPWVASAEEMALLLKLAEFQRLDALKPAQEVLLHVLEREGFVESLSIEAWEAREQARREEEARREEEARRRAEEEARRLAEEARLAEEARRAEEARLAEEARLAEEARRAEEARLAEELRLAEEARLAEEARRRAEEEARLAEEARLAEEARLAEEARLAEEARRAEEARLAEEARRLAEEARLAEEARLAEEARRQAEEARLAEERRLAEEARLAEERRLAEEARLAEEARLAEEARLAEEARLAEEARLAEEARLAEERRLAEEARLAEEARLAEEVRRRAEEEARLAEEARLAEEARLAEERRLAEEARRRAEEEARLAEEARLAEEARLAEEARLAEERRLAEEARLAEEARLAEEARQARRAEEEARLAEEARLAEERRLAEEARLAEEARLAEEARLAEEARRQAEEEARLAEEARLAEERRLAEEARLAEEARLAEEARLAEEARRAEEEARLAEEARLAEEARLAEEARLAEEARRRAEEEARLAEEARLAEEARLAEEARLAEEARLAEEARLAEEARRRAEEEARLAEEARLAEEARLAEERRLAEEARLAEEARLAEEARRRAEEEARLAEEARLAEERRLAEEARLAEEARLAEEARLAEEARLAEEARRRAEEEARLAEEARRLAEEEARRAEEARLAEEARLAEEARQAEEARRAAEEARLAEEARRRAEEEARLAEEARLAEQARLLAEEEARRAEEARLAEEARLAEEQRRLEEARLAEEARLAEAARLAEQQRFAEQRRVNEVSQLSDVAFIAEAAELQDGELILTGSPSEPLVPARPSGVSYLSGAAAAPVATGMRTDVQSEASLSEVAPASEVWFDAAPAESAAELPAQDNTEGLRLAREQADAALMQDMQEAMRRAGPTPPEPWLSEEPAPAPAPAATGSVAPAPQVPVDPLSADLDWGDLVAPEPPAPVVSAPVAPVPVAPAPAAPPMAARPPPAAPPPAAAPPLAARPPPAAPPRAAVPPGLRAPAASAPAPVPPGLRSPAASTQAPAARGPAPATSAPAPTAPTASVPPNLSSRSGPPAAAAPAAAAAAPAAAPMQPLKLGPDAARPTGDDDLWGMAFDNVPTVEAAGDINASFEAAFQQVDAHLESLARPNVPQAAPPSPAPVPAPAAPAQARDANAPDAWDDLSLGEDDLGEEPSDEASKARRQALLQRAMQLGSRPAAAPEAPAASAPAPGAPPPPSSEEQQLAQLAQLIEKRYEELQSKREHFTTLGLAIDPEVKKEQVKAAFLGLAKRFHPDRLPPPLSALMPKMTAVFEAIRDSYEVLYDDKQRVAYLQELRTKSAAPASARPSGIDPNDLFKMGEVFFRKRDFAAAVEHFERAYNAEPKAVYLAARAWAIYMDPQRKAEVPKTKQMMAEALKLDPNCDRAHYQLGVISRVEGDMARAERHFREAVRANPKHLEANQELRLIEMRKKNPSPPNKKGGLFG, encoded by the coding sequence ATGCCCCCCTCGCAGGTCGCCGAGACGCTCTACTCCGCCCACAAGTCCCGCTCCACCGGCCGGCTCACGCTGCACGCCGGGGGTCGCGAAGCGCTGCTGTTCCTCCAGGGGGGTGACCTGGTGGGGACGCGGCTCGGCTTCGGGTTCCAGACGCCGGTGCAGGCGCTGATGCAGGCCGGGCGCATCCGCGCCGAGCTGCTGGATGCGCTGTGGGCCCGCGAGAGCGCGGGCACGCCGGACGAGGACTTGCTGGAGGAGCTCGGGCTGGCGCCGGACGCGGTGGCGGAGCAGAAGGTGCTCGCCGAGGTGCGGCGGTTGAGCCAGCTGGCCGAGCGCGCCGCTTTCGAGGAGGGTGGGGTGGAGGCGATGTTCCGCCCCATTCCGGGGACGCGTGTGGTGCGTGCCGCCCTCGAGCCCGCGGGCGCCGAGGCTCCCGAGCCCCGCATGTACCGCTGCGCGGATCCGGGCCTGTGTGCTCCGTGGGTGGCCAGCGCGGAGGAGATGGCCCTCCTGCTGAAGCTGGCGGAGTTCCAGCGGTTGGACGCGCTGAAGCCCGCCCAGGAGGTGCTGCTGCACGTCCTCGAGCGCGAGGGCTTCGTCGAGTCGCTGTCCATCGAGGCCTGGGAAGCTCGCGAGCAGGCCCGGCGCGAGGAGGAAGCCCGGCGCGAGGAGGAAGCCCGGCGTCGCGCGGAAGAAGAAGCCCGGCGATTGGCCGAAGAGGCGCGGCTGGCCGAGGAGGCTCGGCGCGCGGAAGAGGCACGGCTGGCGGAAGAGGCACGGCTGGCGGAAGAAGCTCGGCGCGCGGAAGAGGCTCGCCTTGCCGAGGAGCTACGGCTGGCCGAAGAGGCCAGACTCGCCGAAGAGGCACGTCGTCGGGCGGAAGAAGAGGCACGGCTGGCGGAAGAAGCTCGCCTTGCCGAGGAGGCACGGCTGGCCGAAGAGGCCAGACTCGCCGAAGAGGCACGTCGTGCGGAAGAGGCGCGACTGGCCGAAGAGGCTCGCCGCCTGGCGGAAGAAGCTCGCCTTGCCGAAGAGGCGCGACTGGCCGAAGAGGCTCGGCGTCAGGCGGAAGAGGCTCGCCTTGCCGAGGAGCGACGGCTCGCGGAAGAGGCTCGCCTTGCCGAGGAGCGACGGCTCGCGGAAGAGGCGCGACTGGCCGAAGAGGCGCGACTGGCCGAAGAGGCTCGTCTCGCCGAAGAGGCGCGACTGGCCGAAGAGGCTCGTCTCGCCGAAGAGGCTCGTCTCGCCGAGGAGCGACGGCTCGCGGAGGAGGCTCGCCTCGCGGAAGAGGCGCGACTGGCCGAAGAGGTTCGTCGCCGGGCGGAGGAAGAAGCTCGACTGGCCGAAGAGGCTCGTCTTGCTGAGGAGGCTCGTCTCGCTGAGGAGCGACGACTGGCCGAAGAGGCCCGCCGCCGGGCGGAGGAAGAGGCGCGACTGGCCGAAGAGGCGCGACTGGCCGAAGAGGCGCGACTGGCCGAAGAGGCTCGTCTTGCCGAGGAGCGCCGGCTCGCGGAGGAGGCTCGCCTCGCGGAGGAGGCACGGCTGGCCGAAGAGGCCCGCCAGGCCCGCCGGGCGGAGGAAGAAGCTCGACTGGCCGAAGAGGCTCGTCTTGCCGAGGAGCGCCGGCTCGCGGAGGAGGCTCGACTCGCGGAAGAGGCGCGGCTGGCCGAAGAGGCGAGACTCGCCGAGGAAGCCCGTCGTCAGGCGGAAGAAGAGGCTCGCCTCGCGGAAGAGGCTCGTCTCGCTGAGGAACGACGACTCGCCGAAGAGGCACGACTGGCCGAAGAGGCACGGCTGGCTGAAGAGGCCAGACTCGCTGAAGAGGCCCGCCGCGCAGAAGAAGAGGCGCGTCTCGCGGAAGAGGCGCGGCTGGCTGAAGAGGCCAGACTCGCTGAAGAGGCCAGACTCGCCGAAGAAGCCCGCCGCCGCGCAGAAGAAGAGGCGCGGCTGGCTGAAGAGGCCAGACTCGCTGAAGAGGCTCGCCTCGCGGAAGAGGCGCGGTTGGCCGAAGAGGCACGGCTGGCTGAAGAGGCCAGACTCGCCGAGGAAGCCCGCCGCCGCGCAGAAGAAGAGGCTCGCCTCGCGGAAGAGGCGCGGTTGGCCGAAGAGGCTCGGCTTGCCGAGGAGCGACGGCTCGCGGAGGAGGCGCGGCTGGCCGAAGAGGCCAGACTTGCTGAAGAGGCCCGTCGCCGGGCGGAGGAAGAAGCTCGACTGGCCGAAGAGGCGCGACTGGCCGAAGAGCGACGGCTGGCGGAAGAGGCTCGACTCGCGGAAGAGGCACGGCTGGCCGAAGAGGCCAGACTCGCCGAAGAGGCCAGACTCGCCGAAGAAGCCCGCCGCCGCGCGGAGGAAGAGGCCAGACTGGCCGAAGAGGCTCGTCGGCTCGCGGAGGAAGAGGCGCGCCGTGCGGAGGAAGCTCGACTGGCCGAAGAGGCCCGGTTGGCGGAAGAAGCGCGGCAGGCTGAAGAGGCGCGTCGCGCTGCCGAGGAGGCTCGTCTCGCCGAGGAGGCCCGGCGCCGAGCGGAGGAGGAAGCCCGGCTCGCCGAGGAGGCCCGACTGGCCGAGCAGGCGCGGCTTCTGGCGGAAGAAGAAGCCCGGCGTGCCGAAGAGGCGCGTCTGGCCGAGGAAGCACGCCTCGCCGAGGAGCAGCGCCGCCTGGAAGAGGCGCGTCTGGCCGAAGAGGCGCGTCTGGCCGAGGCCGCACGCCTCGCCGAGCAGCAGCGTTTCGCCGAGCAGCGGCGCGTCAACGAGGTCTCTCAGCTCTCGGACGTGGCCTTCATCGCCGAGGCCGCCGAGTTGCAGGATGGAGAGTTGATCCTCACCGGATCGCCAAGCGAGCCGCTGGTGCCCGCGCGTCCGTCCGGAGTCAGCTATCTCTCGGGAGCTGCCGCTGCCCCCGTGGCCACGGGCATGCGGACCGACGTCCAGTCCGAGGCCTCCCTCTCCGAGGTCGCGCCCGCCTCCGAGGTCTGGTTCGACGCGGCTCCCGCCGAGAGCGCCGCGGAGCTGCCCGCGCAGGACAACACGGAGGGTCTCCGCCTCGCGCGCGAGCAGGCCGATGCCGCGCTGATGCAGGACATGCAGGAGGCCATGCGGCGGGCCGGGCCCACTCCTCCCGAGCCGTGGCTCAGCGAAGAGCCCGCTCCAGCCCCCGCGCCGGCGGCCACCGGATCCGTGGCTCCGGCGCCCCAGGTGCCGGTCGATCCGCTGAGCGCCGATCTGGACTGGGGCGACCTCGTGGCTCCCGAGCCGCCTGCACCCGTCGTGTCGGCCCCCGTCGCGCCCGTCCCCGTGGCTCCAGCGCCCGCCGCGCCTCCCATGGCCGCGCGCCCGCCACCCGCCGCGCCTCCCCCGGCCGCCGCGCCTCCGCTGGCCGCGCGCCCGCCGCCCGCCGCGCCTCCTCGGGCCGCTGTTCCTCCAGGCCTTCGTGCGCCCGCGGCCAGTGCACCGGCTCCCGTTCCCCCAGGCCTCCGTTCGCCCGCGGCCAGCACTCAGGCTCCCGCGGCTCGCGGGCCCGCACCCGCCACCAGCGCACCGGCTCCGACTGCTCCGACGGCTTCCGTTCCCCCGAACCTGTCGTCCCGCTCGGGTCCTCCCGCCGCCGCCGCCCCCGCTGCCGCTGCTGCCGCCCCCGCTGCCGCCCCCATGCAGCCGCTCAAGCTGGGGCCCGACGCAGCGCGTCCCACGGGCGATGATGACCTCTGGGGCATGGCCTTCGACAACGTTCCCACCGTCGAGGCCGCTGGCGACATCAACGCCTCCTTCGAGGCCGCGTTCCAGCAGGTCGATGCCCACCTGGAGTCTCTCGCCCGCCCGAACGTCCCCCAGGCCGCGCCCCCGTCGCCCGCGCCCGTTCCGGCTCCGGCCGCCCCGGCCCAGGCTCGCGACGCCAACGCGCCCGATGCGTGGGACGACCTGTCCCTCGGCGAGGATGACCTGGGGGAGGAGCCCTCCGACGAGGCCTCGAAGGCCCGTCGCCAGGCCCTGCTCCAGCGGGCCATGCAGCTCGGCTCCCGTCCCGCCGCGGCCCCGGAAGCTCCCGCCGCGTCCGCGCCGGCTCCCGGTGCACCCCCTCCGCCCAGCTCCGAGGAGCAGCAACTCGCCCAGCTCGCGCAGCTCATCGAGAAGCGCTACGAGGAGCTGCAGTCGAAGCGTGAGCACTTCACCACGCTGGGTCTCGCCATTGATCCAGAGGTGAAGAAGGAGCAGGTGAAGGCCGCGTTCCTCGGGCTCGCCAAGCGCTTCCACCCGGACCGGCTGCCCCCGCCGCTCTCCGCGCTCATGCCCAAGATGACCGCCGTCTTCGAGGCCATCCGCGACTCCTACGAGGTCCTCTACGACGACAAGCAGCGCGTGGCCTACCTCCAGGAACTGCGCACCAAGAGCGCGGCTCCGGCGAGCGCCAGGCCCTCGGGCATCGATCCGAATGATCTCTTCAAGATGGGCGAGGTCTTCTTCCGCAAGCGGGACTTCGCGGCCGCGGTCGAGCACTTCGAGCGCGCCTACAACGCCGAGCCCAAGGCGGTGTACCTGGCCGCGCGGGCGTGGGCCATCTACATGGATCCCCAGCGCAAGGCCGAGGTCCCCAAGACGAAGCAGATGATGGCCGAGGCGCTCAAGCTGGACCCCAACTGTGATCGGGCCCACTACCAGCTCGGCGTCATCTCCCGCGTCGAGGGCGACATGGCCCGTGCCGAGCGCCACTTCCGCGAGGCGGTGCGCGCCAACCCCAAGCACCTCGAGGCCAACCAGGAGCTGCGCCTCATCGAGATGCGCAAGAAGAATCCGTCCCCGCCCAACAAGAAGGGCGGCCTCTTCGGCTGA
- a CDS encoding tRNA (cytidine(34)-2'-O)-methyltransferase, whose amino-acid sequence MLQPLARPFHLVLVSPQIPPNTGNIARLCAVTGCRLILVEPLGFSIDDRHLKRAGLDYWDKVFLKLYPDYDAYLAEWPSARRFLFSARAATSLYAARFEEGDHLVFGSETQGLPPDIVGGGSGTAVTIPMLPERRSLNLSTAVGIAAYEALRQVQFGAAAGRAGTPS is encoded by the coding sequence ATGCTCCAGCCCCTGGCGCGCCCCTTCCACCTCGTCCTCGTCTCCCCCCAGATTCCCCCCAACACCGGCAACATCGCCCGGTTGTGCGCCGTCACCGGGTGCCGCCTCATCCTCGTGGAGCCCCTGGGCTTCTCCATCGATGACCGGCACCTCAAGCGTGCCGGGCTCGACTACTGGGACAAGGTCTTCCTGAAGCTCTACCCGGACTACGACGCCTACCTGGCCGAGTGGCCCTCGGCCAGGCGCTTCCTGTTCTCCGCCCGCGCCGCTACATCCCTGTATGCCGCCCGCTTCGAGGAGGGAGACCACCTCGTCTTCGGCTCGGAGACCCAGGGGCTGCCCCCGGACATCGTCGGGGGAGGCTCGGGCACGGCCGTCACCATCCCCATGCTGCCCGAGCGCCGCAGCCTCAACTTGTCCACCGCCGTGGGAATCGCGGCCTATGAGGCCCTGAGACAGGTGCAATTCGGCGCGGCGGCCGGGCGGGCAGGCACGCCGAGTTGA
- a CDS encoding DUF192 domain-containing protein — MRLKVSNVTRERLLADRAERAESFADRFVGLMGRKSLAFGEGLHIVPCNSIHTFFMRIPIDVAFLDRDGVIVKQFVALPPWRATSVYFQAKSVLELPAGALEASGTQEGDRLVFEPVV; from the coding sequence ATGCGCCTGAAGGTGAGCAATGTGACACGGGAGCGGCTGTTGGCGGACCGCGCCGAGCGGGCCGAGTCCTTCGCGGACCGGTTCGTGGGGTTGATGGGCCGCAAGTCGCTGGCCTTCGGGGAGGGGCTGCACATCGTTCCCTGCAACTCCATCCATACCTTCTTCATGCGCATCCCCATCGACGTGGCCTTCCTTGACCGGGACGGGGTCATCGTCAAGCAGTTCGTGGCCCTGCCTCCCTGGCGAGCGACCTCGGTGTACTTCCAGGCGAAGTCGGTGCTGGAGCTGCCGGCGGGGGCCCTGGAGGCGAGCGGCACCCAGGAGGGCGACCGGCTCGTGTTCGAGCCGGTGGTTTGA
- a CDS encoding Stp1/IreP family PP2C-type Ser/Thr phosphatase, protein MRIEVAGHTHVGMKRNHNEDNYLILTDENLCCVADGMGGHSSGEIASKIAVEELAEFFRMTSRDQDATWPFKMDKARNYDENRLATGIKLANKSIFDKASTDQKYKGMGTTIVSVHFTDAAAYVGHVGDSRVYFFRQGVLRQVTEDHSLLNDYLKAKKLTPEEIENFPHKNVIVRALGMKDTVAVDVAKVEPQQGDIFLLCSDGLSGMVTDPQMQDILTRTSELEKACSQLIDMANAAGGNDNVTCVLARFHAN, encoded by the coding sequence ATGCGCATCGAGGTTGCTGGCCACACCCATGTCGGGATGAAGCGGAACCACAATGAGGACAACTACCTCATTCTGACCGACGAGAACCTGTGCTGTGTCGCCGACGGGATGGGCGGACACTCCTCCGGGGAGATCGCCTCGAAGATCGCCGTGGAGGAGCTGGCCGAGTTCTTCCGGATGACGTCGCGCGACCAGGACGCCACCTGGCCGTTCAAGATGGACAAGGCGCGCAACTACGACGAGAACCGGCTGGCCACCGGCATCAAGCTGGCGAACAAGAGCATCTTCGACAAGGCCAGCACGGACCAGAAGTACAAGGGCATGGGGACGACGATCGTCTCGGTGCACTTCACGGACGCGGCGGCGTACGTGGGGCACGTGGGCGACAGCCGCGTGTACTTCTTCCGCCAGGGCGTGCTGCGGCAGGTGACGGAAGATCACTCGCTGCTCAACGACTACCTCAAGGCGAAGAAGCTCACGCCGGAGGAGATCGAGAACTTCCCGCACAAGAACGTCATCGTCCGCGCACTGGGGATGAAGGACACGGTGGCGGTGGACGTGGCGAAGGTGGAGCCGCAGCAGGGCGACATCTTCCTGCTGTGCTCGGACGGGCTGTCCGGCATGGTGACGGATCCGCAGATGCAGGACATCCTCACGCGCACGTCGGAGCTGGAGAAGGCGTGCTCGCAGCTCATCGACATGGCGAACGCGGCGGGCGGCAACGACAACGTCACCTGCGTGCTGGCGCGCTTCCACGCCAACTGA
- a CDS encoding tetratricopeptide repeat protein → MRVRSADELVYCEEEAVPREAFHREGATRFVVADFRPRSERPEDIQLGRTAADAVDRLLRDYMVRVALEGEDEGEQARAAKSLEVYRLRCVVRDATAGLAIGEAMGADLLLWGEAVCPLGKAQGAPLVNIITTIEARDNAQIHTGPIEAHVELPKVETGSFCARASLTARGWPAMGSGGAESLSASVLELGSLELPQVVAGDALGLTLFVGGLHFYKRDDYSRALRLFRSASEKLRTDSRSAADLLQVMGLTEYLAGRTDKAADYLSRCESLATGGSDTWWGCRMIQVDAHLLASHLPRAQVLAEEALRRSRAAARRGAEANTLKSLGDLALRVSELKEARKRYEEALPLYRAIGARLGEANTLMSLGDLALRVDELKEARGRYEEALPLYRAIGARLGEANTLKSLGNLALRVDELKEARGRYEEALPLFRAIGDRLGEANTLRSLGILALRVDELTEARERYEEALPLFRAIGDQLGEANTLSGLGDLALRVDEWKEARGRYEEALLLFRAIGDRLGEANTLKSLGNLALRVSELKEARDRYEEALPLYRTIGDRLGEANTLMRLGDLALRVDEWKEAREKYEEALPLFRAIDDRLGEANTLMSLGDLALRVSEWKEAREKYEQALPLFRAVGDRLGEANTLSGLGDLADVAGHYDEADQWYQQARGSFELIAARYSVARTDLRQGLSLARRGDARQAREALTRAHRAFVDLGAGQAAAVVLEALGSLSAEAPPP, encoded by the coding sequence GTGCGCGTGCGGAGCGCGGACGAGCTCGTCTACTGCGAAGAAGAGGCGGTTCCGCGCGAGGCGTTCCACCGCGAGGGCGCGACCCGCTTCGTGGTGGCCGACTTCCGCCCCAGATCCGAGCGGCCAGAGGACATTCAACTCGGACGCACGGCGGCCGATGCGGTGGACCGGCTGCTGCGGGACTACATGGTCCGCGTGGCCCTGGAGGGGGAGGATGAGGGCGAGCAGGCGCGGGCGGCGAAGAGTCTGGAGGTGTATCGGCTGAGGTGCGTCGTCAGGGACGCGACGGCGGGGCTCGCCATCGGGGAGGCGATGGGGGCCGATCTGCTCCTGTGGGGGGAGGCGGTGTGTCCGTTGGGCAAGGCGCAGGGCGCGCCGCTGGTGAACATCATCACGACCATCGAGGCGCGGGACAACGCTCAGATCCATACAGGGCCGATAGAGGCGCATGTGGAGCTGCCGAAGGTGGAGACCGGTTCCTTCTGCGCGCGCGCATCACTCACCGCGAGGGGATGGCCAGCGATGGGGAGTGGCGGTGCGGAATCCCTTTCCGCCTCGGTGCTGGAGCTGGGAAGTCTGGAACTGCCCCAGGTGGTCGCGGGAGATGCGTTGGGGCTGACGCTCTTCGTCGGTGGGCTGCACTTCTACAAGCGGGACGACTATTCGCGTGCACTGCGCTTGTTCCGGAGCGCTTCGGAGAAGCTGCGGACGGATTCGAGGAGCGCGGCGGACCTTCTCCAGGTCATGGGGCTTACCGAGTATCTGGCGGGACGAACCGACAAGGCGGCGGATTACCTCTCTCGCTGTGAGTCCCTGGCGACGGGAGGCAGTGACACATGGTGGGGCTGTCGCATGATCCAGGTGGATGCCCACCTTCTGGCCTCTCACCTTCCGCGGGCACAGGTACTCGCGGAAGAGGCGCTTCGTCGCTCCCGGGCAGCAGCGCGCCGAGGGGCAGAGGCGAACACGCTGAAGAGCCTGGGAGACCTGGCGCTGCGCGTGTCGGAGTTGAAGGAGGCCAGAAAGAGGTACGAGGAGGCGCTGCCGCTGTACCGGGCCATCGGCGCCCGGCTGGGGGAGGCGAACACGCTGATGAGCCTGGGAGACCTGGCGCTGCGTGTGGACGAGTTGAAGGAGGCCAGAGGGAGGTACGAGGAGGCGCTGCCGCTGTACCGGGCCATCGGCGCCCGGCTGGGGGAGGCGAACACGCTGAAGAGCCTGGGAAACCTGGCGCTGCGCGTGGACGAGTTGAAGGAGGCGAGGGGGAGGTACGAGGAGGCGCTCCCGCTGTTCCGGGCCATCGGCGACCGGCTGGGGGAGGCGAACACGCTGAGGAGCCTGGGAATCCTGGCGCTGCGCGTGGACGAGTTGACGGAGGCCAGAGAGAGGTACGAGGAGGCGCTGCCGCTGTTTCGGGCCATCGGCGACCAGCTGGGGGAGGCGAACACGCTGTCAGGACTCGGAGACCTGGCGCTGCGCGTGGACGAGTGGAAGGAGGCCAGAGGGAGGTACGAGGAGGCGCTGCTGCTGTTCCGGGCCATCGGCGACCGGCTGGGCGAGGCGAACACGCTGAAGAGCCTGGGAAACCTGGCGCTGCGTGTGTCGGAGTTGAAGGAGGCCAGAGATCGGTACGAGGAGGCGCTGCCGCTGTACCGGACCATCGGCGACCGGTTGGGCGAGGCGAACACGCTGATGCGCCTGGGAGACCTGGCGCTGCGCGTGGACGAGTGGAAGGAGGCCAGAGAGAAGTACGAGGAGGCGCTGCCGCTGTTCCGGGCCATCGACGACCGGCTGGGCGAGGCGAACACGCTGATGAGCCTGGGAGACCTGGCGCTGCGCGTGTCGGAGTGGAAGGAGGCCAGAGAGAAGTACGAGCAGGCGCTGCCGCTGTTCCGGGCCGTCGGCGACCGGCTGGGCGAGGCGAATACGCTGTCAGGACTCGGAGATCTCGCCGACGTCGCAGGCCATTACGACGAGGCCGATCAGTGGTACCAGCAAGCTCGCGGTTCCTTTGAGCTCATCGCTGCGCGATACAGCGTCGCCAGGACGGACTTGCGACAGGGTCTCAGTCTGGCCAGACGCGGCGATGCACGGCAGGCTCGCGAGGCTCTCACTCGCGCTCATCGAGCCTTCGTCGACCTCGGAGCCGGTCAAGCGGCGGCCGTCGTCCTCGAGGCGCTCGGTTCTCTCAGTGCCGAGGCTCCTCCACCGTGA
- a CDS encoding nucleotidyltransferase family protein has protein sequence MKAMVLCAGLGTRLRPFTERWPKPAMPFLGQPLFRYHLAVLRAAGVQGVGINTHHLPDVMAATARAECARVGLPLHVVHEPVIQGTGGGIRGLRDFLAGDDFIVFNGDILFPVDLRPVVAAHRASGAAATMVLLPMPENEKYAAVEMDAQQRVRRIARFGPGGEGLTPWHFTGVHVMSSRVFDFMTPEGPEDINRDVYVRMMEAGLTVRGEVVRSYWSDLGTPSRYLSTVRDVLSGQVPLEGLGTDSPFVSAPRAQGNYWAHPSARVGGAQVTGPAHLDAGCSLAEGVRVGASVSVGAQARVGAGARLERCAILEGTEIAPGEELAEVMAWGAHRVPAPLTP, from the coding sequence ATGAAGGCAATGGTCCTCTGCGCGGGGCTGGGTACGCGCCTGCGTCCGTTCACCGAGCGTTGGCCCAAGCCGGCGATGCCGTTCCTCGGGCAGCCCCTCTTCCGCTACCACCTGGCGGTGCTGCGGGCCGCCGGAGTGCAGGGAGTGGGCATCAACACCCACCACCTGCCGGACGTCATGGCGGCCACCGCCCGCGCCGAGTGCGCTCGCGTGGGCCTGCCGCTGCACGTGGTGCACGAGCCCGTCATCCAGGGCACCGGCGGCGGCATCCGGGGCCTGCGGGACTTCCTCGCGGGGGATGACTTCATCGTGTTCAACGGGGACATCCTGTTCCCGGTGGACCTGCGGCCCGTGGTGGCGGCGCACCGGGCCTCGGGCGCGGCGGCCACCATGGTGCTGCTGCCCATGCCGGAGAACGAGAAGTACGCCGCGGTGGAGATGGACGCGCAGCAGCGCGTGCGCCGCATCGCGAGGTTCGGGCCCGGGGGCGAGGGACTCACGCCCTGGCACTTCACGGGCGTGCACGTCATGTCCTCGCGCGTCTTCGACTTCATGACGCCCGAGGGCCCCGAGGACATCAACCGCGACGTGTACGTGCGGATGATGGAGGCGGGCCTCACCGTGCGCGGCGAGGTGGTGCGCTCGTACTGGTCCGACCTGGGCACGCCCTCGCGCTACCTGTCCACCGTGCGCGATGTGCTCTCCGGGCAGGTGCCGCTGGAGGGGCTGGGCACGGACTCACCCTTCGTCTCGGCGCCGCGTGCGCAGGGGAATTACTGGGCGCATCCGTCCGCTCGCGTGGGTGGGGCCCAGGTGACGGGTCCGGCGCACCTGGACGCGGGGTGCTCGCTGGCGGAGGGGGTGCGCGTGGGGGCCTCGGTGTCCGTGGGCGCGCAGGCCCGCGTGGGCGCGGGAGCCCGGCTCGAGCGCTGCGCCATCCTGGAGGGGACCGAGATTGCTCCCGGCGAGGAGCTGGCCGAGGTGATGGCCTGGGGGGCACACCGGGTGCCCGCGCCGCTCACCCCGTAG
- a CDS encoding aminoglycoside phosphotransferase family protein: MEIEAALRDQVGKAIGRPVPQAPIKKLKGDASNRSYYRVGTAPESWVVMVMPLDASKKSEEASKGEPPKELPFVNVHRYLEKLGIRVPRILRFDEPAGMMVLEDLSDVTFEAALEGGKNNQALYTRAVDLLARMRAQAERLPDPDCLAFTRAFDEDLYDWELHHFREWGLEVWSGKKPTDAERAELDRTFRDIAKQLAAAPRGFTHRDYQSRNIMMKDGELVVIDFQDALQGPRQYDLVALLRDSYVELDRGFVDTMLDRYIATFAEVTGERIEPKSFKAFFDLLTIQRKLKDAGRFEFINRVKGNPGFLVSIPASLRYVRDAFKLRPEMSGLQKLIAKYVPEVG, encoded by the coding sequence ATGGAAATCGAGGCCGCGCTTCGCGACCAGGTAGGGAAGGCCATCGGCCGCCCGGTGCCCCAGGCCCCCATCAAGAAGCTCAAGGGTGATGCGAGCAACCGCTCGTACTACCGCGTCGGGACGGCCCCCGAGAGCTGGGTGGTCATGGTGATGCCCCTGGATGCCTCGAAGAAGAGCGAGGAGGCCTCCAAGGGCGAGCCACCCAAGGAGCTGCCCTTCGTCAACGTCCACCGCTACCTGGAGAAGCTGGGCATCCGCGTGCCGCGCATCCTGCGCTTCGACGAGCCGGCGGGGATGATGGTGCTGGAGGACCTGAGCGACGTCACCTTCGAGGCGGCGCTCGAGGGCGGCAAGAACAACCAGGCCCTCTACACCCGCGCGGTGGATCTGCTGGCCCGCATGCGCGCCCAGGCCGAGCGGCTGCCCGACCCGGACTGCCTCGCCTTCACCCGCGCCTTCGACGAGGACCTGTACGACTGGGAGCTCCACCACTTCCGCGAGTGGGGCCTCGAGGTGTGGAGCGGCAAGAAGCCCACCGACGCCGAGCGCGCCGAGCTGGACCGGACCTTCCGCGACATCGCGAAGCAGCTGGCCGCCGCGCCCCGGGGCTTCACGCACCGCGACTACCAGAGCCGCAACATCATGATGAAGGACGGCGAGCTGGTGGTCATCGACTTCCAGGACGCGCTCCAGGGCCCGCGCCAGTACGATCTGGTGGCGCTGCTGCGCGACAGCTACGTGGAGCTGGACCGGGGCTTCGTGGACACGATGCTGGACCGCTACATCGCCACGTTCGCCGAGGTGACGGGCGAGCGCATCGAGCCCAAGTCCTTCAAGGCCTTCTTCGATCTGCTCACCATCCAGCGCAAGCTGAAGGACGCGGGCCGCTTCGAGTTCATCAACCGCGTGAAGGGCAACCCGGGCTTCCTGGTGTCCATCCCCGCGTCGCTGCGCTACGTGCGCGATGCCTTCAAGCTGCGGCCGGAGATGAGTGGGCTGCAGAAGCTGATCGCCAAGTACGTGCCCGAGGTGGGCTGA